One genomic region from Loxodonta africana isolate mLoxAfr1 chromosome 17, mLoxAfr1.hap2, whole genome shotgun sequence encodes:
- the PCDH20 gene encoding protocadherin-20, whose protein sequence is MRGRGNAYSSRILAVSWRPATWHPRLDMGRLHRPRSSTSHGNLPHLFLFFLFVGPFNCLASYSRATELLYSLNEGLPAGVLIGSLAEDLRLVPRASGRQDQQAPESPSVSWNPPLSFSLASRGLSGQYVTLDNRSGELHTSAQVIDREALCLEGGGGAAWDGSISISSSPSSESCLLLLDVLVLPQEYFRFVKVKIAIRDINDNAPQFPVSQISVWVPENAPVNTRLAIEHPAVDPDVGINGVQTYRLLDYHGMFTLDVEENENGERTPYLIVMGALDRETQDQYVSIIIAEDGGSPPLLGSATLTIGISDINDNCPLFVDSQINVTVYGNATVGTPIAAVQAVDRDLGTNAQITYSYSQKVPQASKDLFHLDEITGVIKLFSKIGGSVLQTHKLTILANGPGCIPAVITALVSIIKVIFRPPEIVPRYIANEIDGVVYLKELEPVNTPIAFFTIRDPEGKYKVNCYLDGDGPFRLSPYKPYNNEYLLETAKPMDYELQQFYEIAVVAWNSEGFHDQKIIKVQLLDDNDNAPVFLQPLIELTMEENNAPNAFLTKLYATDADSGERGQVSYFLGPDAPSYFSLDSATGILTVSTQLDREEKEKYRYTVRAVDSGKPPRESVATVALTVLDKNDNSPRFINKDFSFFVPENFPGYGEIGVISVTDADAGQNGWVALSVVNQSDIFVIDTGKGMLRAKVSLDREQQSSYTLWVEAVDGGEPALSSTAKITILLLDINDNPPLVLFPQSNMSYLLVLPSTLPGSPVTEVYAVDKDTGMNAVIAYSIIGRRGPRPESFRIDPKTGNITLEEALLQTDYGLHRLLVKVSDHGYPEPLHSTVMVNLFVNDTVGNESYIESLLRKEPEINIEEKEPQISIEPTHRRVEPVSCMPTLVALSVISLGSITLVTGMGIYICLRKGQKHHRKDGNLEVQIPLKGKIDLCMREKKPVDISNI, encoded by the exons ATGCGCGGCCGAGGGAATGCGTACAGCTCGCGGATCCTGGCAGTGAGCTGGCGCCCGGCGACCTGGCACCCGCGCCTGGATATGGGGCGTCTACATCGTCCCAGGAGCAGCACCAGCCACGGGAACCTGCCG catctgtttctgtttttcctcttcGTGGGACCCTTCAACTGCCTCGCGAGTTACAGCCGGGCCACGGAGCTCCTGTACAGCCTGAACGAGGGACTGCCTGCAGGAGTGCTCATCGGTAGCCTGGCAGAGGACCTGCGGCTGGTGCCCAGGGCCTCAGGGAGGCAGGACCAGCAGGCGCCAGAGAGCCCTAGCGTCTCGTGGAACCCCCCTCTCTCCTTCAGCCTGGCCTCCCGCGGACTGAGTGGCCAGTACGTGACCCTGGACAACCGCTCCGGGGAGCTCCACACTTCTGCCCAGGTGATTGACAGGGAGGCCCTGTGTCTGGAAGGGGGTGGAGGGGCAGCCTGGGACGGCAGCATCTCCATCTCCTCCTCCCCTTCATCTGAGTCTTGCCTTTTGCTTCTGGATGTGCTGGTCCTGCCTCAGGAATACTTCAGGTTTGTGAAGGTGAAAATCGCCATCCGGGACATCAATGACAATGCCCCACAGTTCCCGGTTTCCCAAATCTCAGTTTGGGTCCCGGAAAATGCACCTGTAAACACGCGGTTGGCCATAGAGCACCCTGCGGTGGACCCAGACGTAGGCATTAATGGGGTACAGACCTACCGATTACTGGACTACCATGGTATGTTCACCCTGGACGTGGAAGAGAATGAGAACGGGGAGCGCACCCCCTATCTGATCGTCATGGGGGCTTTGGACAGGGAGACCCAGGACCAGTATGTGAGCATCATCATAGCCGAGGATGGTGGGTCGCCACCCCTGTTGGGCAGCGCCACTCTCACCATTGGCATAAGTGACATCAATGACAATTGCCCTCTCTTTGTAGACTCACAAATCAATGTCACAGTGTATGGAAATGCCACAGTTGGCACCCCGATTGCAGCTGTCCAGGCTGTGGATAGAGACTTGGGGACCAATGCTCAAATCACCTACTCTTACAGTCAGAAAGTCCCACAGGCATCTAAGGATTTATTCCATCTGGATGAAATCACTGGAGTCATTAAACTTTTCAGTAAGATTGGGGGAAGTGTTCTGCAAACACACAAGCTCACCATCCTTGCTAATGGGCCAGGCTGCATCCCCGCTGTGATCACTGCCCTGGTGTCCATTATCAAAGTCATTTTCAGACCACCTGAAATTGTCCCTCGTTATATAGCAAATGAGATAGATGGTGTTGTTTATCTGAAAGAGCTGGAACCTGTTAACACACCAATTGCTTTTTTCACCATAAGAGATCCAGAAGGCAAATACAAGGTGAACTGCTACCTGGATGGTGACGGGCCATTTAGGCTATCGCCCTACAAACCATACAATAATGAATATTTGCTAGAAACTGCAAAGCCTATGGACTATGAGCTACAGCAGTTCTATGAAATAGCTGTAGTGGCCTGGAACTCTGAGGGATTTCATGACCAAAAAATTATTAAAGTGCAACTTTTAGATGACAATGACAATGCTCCTGTTTTCCTTCAACCCCTGATAGAACTAACCATGGAAGAAAACAATGCACCCAATGCTTTTTTGACCAAGTTGTATGCTACAGACGCTGACAGTGGAGAGAGAGGCCAGGTGTCATATTTCCTGGGACCTGATGCGCCATCCTACTTTTCCTTAGATAGTGCTACAGGGATTCTGACAGTTTCTACTCAGCTAGAccgagaagagaaagagaagtacAGGTACACAGTCAGAGCTGTTGACTCTGGGAAGCCACCCAGAGAATCAGTCGCCACAGTGGCTCTCACAGTGTTGGATAAAAACGACAACAGCCCTAGGTTTATCAACAAGGACTTCAGCTTTTTTgtgccagaaaacttcccaggATATGGTGAAATTGGAGTAATTAGTGTAACGGATGCTGATGCTGGGCAAAATGGTTGGGTGGCTCTCTCGGTGGTGAACCAAAGCGATATTTTTGTCATAGACACAGGAAAGGGTATGCTGAGAGCTAAAGTCTCTTTGGACAGAGAGCAGCAAAGCTCCTATACTTTGTGGGTTGAAGCTGTTGATGGGGGTGAGCCTGCCCTCTCGTCTACTGCAAAAATCACAATTCTCCTTCTAGACATCAATGACAACCCACCTCTTGTCTTGTTTCCTCAGTCTAATATGTCTTACCTGTTGGTTCTGCCTTCTACTCTCCCTGGCTCCCCAGTTACAGAGGTCTATGCTGTTGACAAAGACACAGGCATGAATGCTGTCATAGCTTATAGCATCATAGGGAGAAGAGGTCCGAGGCCTGAGTCCTTTAGGATTGACCCCAAAACTGGCAACATTACCTTGGAAGAGGCACTGCTGCAGACGGATTATGGACTCCATCGCTTACTGGTCAAAGTGAGTGATCATGGCTACCCAGAGCCTCTCCACTCCACGGTCATGGTGAATCTGTTTGTCAATGACACTGTCGGTAATGAGAGCTACATTGAGAGTCTTTTAAGAAAGGAACCAGAAATTAATATAGAGGAGAAAGAGCCACAAATCTCAATAGAACCAACTCATAGAAGGGTAGAGCCTGTGTCTTGTATGCCTACCTTGGTAGCTCTGTCTGTAATTAGCTTGGGTTCTATCACACTTGTAACAGGGATGGGCATTTACATCTGTTTAAGGAAGGGGCAAAAACATCACAGGAAAGATGGAAATTTGGAAGTACAAATTCCATTGAAAGGAAAAATTGACTTGTGTATGAGAGAGAAGAAACCGGTGGATATTTCTAATATTTGA